One part of the Candida albicans SC5314 chromosome R, complete sequence genome encodes these proteins:
- the PDX3 gene encoding pyridoxamine-phosphate oxidase (Pyridoxamine-phosphate oxidase; transcript regulated by yeast-hypha switch and by Nrg1, Mig1, Tup1; Hap43, caspofungin repressed; present in exponential and stationary phase yeast cultures) → MFKQVVSKNRIPIENSIASIRKMTLNSTSANPDTRREDPETTTQEPIIFAPATYQYTKGHLGDTEVDKDPLAQFNKWFKEAQDNLPANSDIIVEATNFSTARLPSGRVSSRIVLLKELDKYGFLVYSNWNTSKKAKDFESNKYASLTFFWPHVQRQVRVEGIMEHVTRETSERYFNTRPRGSKIGAWASPQSSVVQSRDDLDQIKDKYNDKFKDLQDHEIPCPDYWGGIRIEPLEVEFWQGGLSRLHDRITYRREKKEDPNWEIVRLAP, encoded by the coding sequence ATGTTCAAGCAAGTTGTTTCCAAAAACCGTAtaccaattgaaaatagtATTGCATCAATTAGAAAAATGACCCTTAACTCGACCAGTGCAAATCCGGACACTAGACGCGAAGATCCGGAAACTACCACCCAAGaaccaataatttttgCTCCAGCAACTTACCAATACACAAAAGGACACTTAGGCGACACTGAAGTGGATAAAGATCCTTTAGctcaattcaataaatggTTTAAAGAAGCCCAAGACAACTTACCTGCTAATTCAGACATTATTGTTGAGGccaccaatttttcaactgCAAGATTGCCTAGTGGGAGAGTTTCCTCACGTATTGTGTTATTAAAGGAATTGGATAAATATGGTTTCCTAGTATATTCTAATTGGAATACCTCGAAGAAAGCAAAAGACTTTGAGCTGAACAAATACGCAAGCTTAACATTCTTCTGGCCACATGTACAAAGACAAGTTAGAGTGGAAGGTATTATGGAACATGTGACAAGAGAAACTTCGGAAAGATACTTTAATACTCGTCCAAGAGGATCGAAAATTGGAGCATGGGCTAGTCCCCAAAGTTCAGTAGTCCAATCTCGAGACGACTTGGATCAAATTAAAGATAAATATAACGACAAATTTAAAGATTTGCAGGACCACGAAATACCATGTCCAGACTATTGGGGAGGAATAAGAATAGAACCTTTAGAGGTTGAATTTTGGCAAGGAGGTTTGAGTAGATTGCATGATCGTATTACATAcagaagagaaaagaagGAAGACCCTAATTGGGAGATTGTTAGACTTGCTCCATAG
- a CDS encoding uncharacterized protein (Ortholog of C. dubliniensis CD36 : Cd36_29980, C. parapsilosis CDC317 : CPAR2_204170, Candida tenuis NRRL Y-1498 : CANTEDRAFT_110235 and Debaryomyces hansenii CBS767 : DEHA2F17072g): protein MTEPKRRKYNKSRRAISTNSFLVKHPLNVKPGGNSFIASTPILQKQRKDSLGDFCILPDEIIMNIISYITDIPSLLNLSHTSRILYAFLYDEEIWKRVYLQNNEHYDTKPWLGSWRSTVLNIIENKELLQLPDNLLCSDLLYRPIQCSQIDYTKLFHEIIREEEVYHRDAMLGQLDDLPRGRIQRIQESSLSLDEFNANYHSSPFILVNSDSNRWPNWNFDLLFHRFPNVKFRQEAVSWDLQKYSQYLHNNKDENPLYLFDCKSDAMKVLKQEYKVPEIFQDDLFTVFNSKQFNCRPDHAWIIMGSARSGSTFHKDPNSTSAWNAAIQGRKLWVMLPPHITPPGVGTDEEESEVTSPVSVAEWVISGFFNDSTKIDECLIGITFPGECMYVPSGWWHTVINIDVSIAITQNFVPKSKLAEVLNFLKNKPKQISGFRLKEIKQCLDFIAKDSSDEVLTRYLEAFNSLTVDLEEDCGELQDLPDMPIFEIFKQLLNNNGKGEILNDALEKLQKIELKNYERETGKSKAWEKLTEPTNSGTATFSFNFDEESDSE, encoded by the coding sequence ATGACAGAACCAAAGAGACGCAAGTACAACAAATCCCGCCGAGCAATATCTACCAATAGCTTTTTAGTTAAGCATCCTTTAAATGTCAAGCCAGGTGGAAACTCATTCATTGCCTCGACTCCCATCctacaaaaacaaagaaaggACTCTTTGGGTGATTTCTGCATATTACCAGATGAGATAATAATGAACATTATTAGTTACATTACTGACATTCcatcattattgaatctATCTCACACATCAAGAATACTCTATGCATTTTTGTATGACGAAGAAATCTGGAAAAGAGTATATTTGCAGAACAATGAACACTATGATACCAAACCATGGCTAGGATCGTGGAGAAGTACTGTGTTGAATATTATAGAAAACAAGGAGTTGTTACAGTTACCTGATAATTTGTTGTGTTCAGATTTGCTATATCGACCTATTCAGTGCTCTCAAATTGATTACACCAAATTATTTCATGAAATTATCagggaagaagaagtatATCATCGAGATGCGATGTTAGGCCAACTTGATGACTTACCAAGAGGTAGAATACAAAGAATCCAAGAATCCAGTTTAAGTTTGGATGAATTTAATGCAAATTATCATTCCTCGCCATTTATCTTAGTGAATTCGGATTCTAACCGTTGGCCAAATTGGAATTTTGACTTGTTATTCCATCGGTTTCCTAATGTGAAATTCAGACAAGAGGCAGTTAGTTGGGATTTGCAAAAATATTCACAATATTTACACAACaataaagatgaaaatCCATTGTACTTGTTTGATTGCAAAAGCGATGCCATGAAAGTTTTGAAGCAAGAATACAAAGTTCCAGAAATATTTCAAGACGATTTATTCACTGTGTTTAACAGTAAACAATTTAATTGCAGACCTGACCACGCCTGGATAATTATGGGGTCTGCTAGATCTGGTTCCACTTTCCACAAAGATCCCAATTCTACTTCTGCCTGGAATGCAGCTATACAAGGCCGGAAATTATGGGTTATGTTGCCTCCTCATATAACACCACCGGGTGTGGGaactgatgaagaagaaagcGAAGTAACGTCTCCAGTTAGTGTAGCAGAATGGGTGATTTCAggttttttcaatgattcaaccaaaattgatgaatgtTTGATTGGAATAACTTTCCCTGGTGAATGTATGTATGTGCCTAGTGGATGGTGGCATACAGTGATAAACATTGACGTCTCAATTGCCATTACTCAAAACTTTGTGCCTAAATCAAAGCTAGCTGaagttttaaattttttgaaaaataaaccGAAACAAATAAGTGGTTTCAGGttaaaagaaatcaaacaatgTTTAGATTTCATTGCTAAAGATAGCAGTGATGAAGTTTTGACTCGATATTTAGAAGCTTTTAATCTGTTGACAGTTGATCTAGAGGAGGATTGTGGTGAGTTACAAGATTTGCCCGATATGCCAATTTTTGAGATTTTCAAGCAATTactaaataataatggcaAAGGtgaaattttaaatgatgCTTTGGAAAAGTTACAAAAGATTgaattaaagaattatGAGCGTGAAACTGGTAAAAGCAAGGCATGGGAGAAATTGACGGAACCAACTAATTCAGGGACTGCtactttttcattcaactttgatgaagaaagtGATAGCGAATAG
- a CDS encoding uncharacterized protein (Ortholog of a S. cerevisiae Atg22; a vacuolar integral membrane protein required for efflux of amino acids during autophagic body breakdown in the vacuole; possibly an essential gene, disruptants not obtained by UAU1 method), with the protein MKVNHNHISNTGVNDSEDILEAQDEISIDNNKNQENIWNKKSIFHTWLLLCYSTGPVASMSRTYIPASIQSIAKNVGKTKMNQPCGTQGNDCYVKFGFMTVHHTSYVLYLRAVSTAIEGVVAIFLMGIADYSNYRKSFLIFSILVYGFLALPFIGLTNNDYQTLVLASILYSLLIIDDSIYQILEGSYIPLFMRADKKNPMQRGSVVAVLGLFLGNLGGITALVIGIIISYLSGTPESKGYHNFLLAITIAGCLTIGLSLFSALYIPNVQGKQRIDNFLVLPFKRFFNLLKDIQKYPMAFLYCISWVIWNVSFNNFMSMFLLLFRSTLGLGNSDAEYTVYTFMSYICSSWGSLVWMFLYQKWNSNIKYWGYSFLSVSLLANFWGCLGIHKLTPLGYQNRWEFWVFEVFYSATSSAMRSLNRCVYSSLLPEGNEAQYFGLEVTLGIASGWIGGLVNAVIQDRTNDDRFPFLPNMFLVVVSLIVYYYVDLQKGKNDVNNGNS; encoded by the coding sequence ATGAAAGTAAACCATAATCACATCAGCAACACCGGTGTCAATGATTCTGAAGACATATTGGAAGCACAAGAtgaaatatcaattgataacaaCAAGAACCAGGAAAATATTTGGAATAAGAAGAGCATTTTCCATACATGGTTACTTCTTTGCTATTCTACTGGACCAGTGGCTTCAATGAGTCGAACTTATATTCCAGcttcaattcaatcaattgcaaaaaatGTAGGTAAAACTAAAATGAACCAACCGTGTGGCACACAGGGAAATGATTGCTATGTCAAGTTTGGATTTATGACTGTACATCACACCTCCTATGTGTTATACTTGAGGGCAGTTTCCACTGCCATTGAAGGTGTAGTtgctatttttttaatgGGTATAGCTGATTATTCCAATTATAGAAAACTGTTTCtcatattttcaattcttgtgTATGGGTTTCTTGCTTTGCCTTTCATTGGTCTAACAAATAACGATTACCAAACTTTAGTACTCGCATCCATCTTATATtcattgttgataattgatgattccATCTACCAAATTCTCGAAGGCTCTTATATTCCTTTATTTATGAGAGcagacaaaaaaaatcccATGCAAAGAGGTTCGGTTGTCGCTGTTTTAGGGCTATTTCTTGGTAACTTGGGAGGTATAACTGCTCTTGTAATTGGCATTATCATTTCCTATTTAAGTGGTACACCTGAACTGAAAGGATATCATAATTTTTTACTTGCAATCACAATTGCTGGTTGCTTGACAATTGGTTTATCATTATTCTCAGCTTTATATATTCCCAATGTTCAAGGAAAACAACGAATTGACAATTTTCTAGTTTTACCATTTAAaagatttttcaacttgttGAAAGATATACAGAAATATCCAATGGCATTTCTTTACTGCATTTCTTGGGTGATATGGAATGTGAGCTTTAATAACTTTATGAGTATGTTTCTTTTACTATTCAGATCAACGTTGGGATTGGGGAATTCCGATGCAGAATATACTGTTTACACTTTTATGTCTTATATCTGTTCCTCCTGGGGATCACTTGTTTGGATGTTCTTATACCAGAAATGGAACAgcaatatcaaatattggGGGTATAGTTTTCTACTGGTCAGTTTATTAGCCAATTTTTGGGGATGTTTAGGAATTCATAAATTGACTCCCCTTGGGTATCAGAATAGATGGGAATTTTGGGtttttgaagttttttATTCGGCCACTTCCTCAGCAATGAGATCTTTAAATAGGTGTGTATATTCTCTGTTGCTACCAGAGGGAAACGAAGCACAATACTTTGGGTTGGAGGTAACATTAGGAATTGCAAGTGGTTGGATTGGTGGCTTGGTCAACGCAGTAATTCAAGACAGAACCAATGATGATAGATTCCCATTCTTGCCTAACATGTTTTTAGTTGTTGTCTCGCTTATAGTATATTATTATGTTGACTTGCAAAAAGGTAAGAATGACGTGAATAATGGAAATTCATAA
- a CDS encoding uncharacterized protein (Predicted membrane transporter, member of the drug:proton antiporter (12 spanner) (DHA1) family, major facilitator superfamily (MFS)), with protein sequence MNSVTNPEIMPKKEEPKQNETEAETENKLSTADLKNGKSVSDSEKQNDLEGQTSQDSPYCALSLKRKTIIIGIVTIAGCLGPISGNIYIPILPQLENEFHVSTQVINGTVSAFMFVFAIAPLIWASWADYGGRKTLYLIPLIFFILANILLAATPANIVGLYILRVLQAFGASSVISVGAGTVADIIEPKHRAKAISVFMWGPQLGPVLGPVLSIIASKGQWRWIFGFLALFGFAVYLMILFFLPETLRYLVGNCACYKDTSIIVKPHLRQKKIVEGYPVPPKPSFKNYWILIKFKPVLLCSINSGLLFATFYGLMVTFAHVLKIEYSFTDAQISASYLCPGISLIIGSTIGGWASDKIRAEIIKHNPDIYVPEYRFSLQFLGLIISMTGVIGYGWTVHKHTNVVAVFIFTFLGGFGMTWVFVANTTYLTECTTGQPATNVAIGNFARNISATICTAIIDPLISSMGFGWCLTGLGLTNILGIVFVVILLKWGPSWRRQFLNKST encoded by the coding sequence atgaatAGTGTCACTAATCCAGAGATTATGCCGAAAAAGGAAGAGCCAAAGCAAAATGAAACAGAAGCAGAAacagaaaacaaattatcaacagcTGACTTGAAAAACGGCAAAAGTGTTAGTGATTctgaaaaacaaaatgatTTAGAAGGACAAACTTCTCAAGATTCACCTTATTGTGCCTTATCTTTGAAAAGgaaaacaattattattggtattgTCACTATAGCTGGTTGTTTAGGTCCTATTTCAGGAAACATTTATATTCCTATTTTACCTCAATTAGAGAATGAATTTCACGTTTCGACTCAAGTGATCAACGGAACAGTATCGGCATTTATGTTTGTATTTGCCATAGCACCATTGATTTGGGCATCCTGGGCCGATTATGGTGGGAGGAAAACCCTATATTTGATACCATTAATATTCTTCATATTGGCTAATATATTGTTGGCAGCAACTCCAGCAAACATCGTTGGATTATACATTTTGCGAGTTTTACAAGCATTTGGAGCATCAAGTGTTATATCAGTTGGTGCTGGGACCGTTGCTGATATTATAGAGCCAAAACATAGAGCCAAGGCCATATCGGTATTTATGTGGGGTCCTCAGTTGGGTCCAGTATTGGGACCCGTATTGTCAATCATTGCCTCTAAAGGACAATGGAGATGGatatttggttttttaGCGCTTTTCGGCTTTGCAGtatatttgatgattttattcttcttACCAGAAACTTTAAGATATCTTGTTGGTAATTGTGCCTGCTATAAAGATACTTCAATTATTGTCAAGCCACATTTGcgacaaaagaaaattgttgaagGATATCCCGTTCCTCCAAAACCaagtttcaaaaattattggatcttgataaaattcaaaCCAGTTTTGTTGTGTTCAATTAACTCGGGATTACTATTTGCAACATTTTATGGATTAATGGTGACTTTTGCCCatgttttgaaaattgagTATTCATTTACTGATGCACAAATCAGTGCTAGCTATCTCTGTCCCGGTATCTCTTTAATAATAGGTTCCACGATTGGTGGTTGGGCTTCTGATAAAATACGAGCGGAAATAATCAAACATAATCCTGACATATATGTTCCCGAATACCGGTTCTCATTACAATTTTTGGGATTAATAATATCTATGACTGGTGTGATTGGCTACGGGTGGACAGTCCATAAACATACAAATGTAGTTGCTGTATTCATATTTACTTTTTTGGGCGGTTTTGGCATGACATGGGTATTTGTTGCAAATACCACTTATTTGACAGAATGCACTACTGGACAGCCAGCAACAAATGTTGCAATTGGCAATTTTGCACGAAACATATCTGCTACCATATGCACGGCAATAATAGACCCACTTATTTCTTCCATGGGATTTGGTTGGTGTTTAACTGGATTAGGTTTAACCAATATATTGGGAATTGTATTTGTAGTTATCTTATTAAAATGGGGACCAAGCTGGAGACGACAATTTCTAAATAAAAGTACGTAG
- the DIT2 gene encoding putative cytochrome (Monooxygenase of the cytochrome P450 family; produces N,N'-bisformyl dityrosine from N-formyltyrosine; regulated by Nrg1, Mig1, and Tup1; role in chlamydospore formation; Spider biofilm induced), with product MFKNEDVFAKSGNHVKIPNSVLATYTGDNIISAHGELWKLYRDVVAQSIQFPDLKPISKNTQKLLRFLDNEMGSANQATISVTDILQKYSLANVCESVLGVNFNVLDDKQSLMHEKIKYVKSQIFNPIFLNFPYFDNFPIPSRLKARREVIGFRKWYGQSLIEKYNLQLPNSAATKLVDSLIKEKLTEKQFLDNAIILMIAGHENPLLLMLSLLYVVSKYPQVQELIRNETETTKPYLHSVIYETLRMYPPLGLIINRCTTRITKLGNIVIPKNVYCGYNNFGTGRDRNVWGSDADIFKPERWGLEIDEINKKFTLAKRSAELPAFHGRKRACLGEKYALFEVKQFLLAILGEYKVSLDPNWKEQLTPAGPISPLRLKLNFEKLTVS from the coding sequence ATgtttaaaaatgaagatgTATTTGCCAAAAGTGGCAATCATGTCAAGATTCCAAATTCGGTTTTAGCAACTTATACTGGGGATAATATCATTAGTGCTCATGGAGAATTATGGAAATTATACCGAGATGTTGTTGCCCAAAGTATTCAATTTCCTGatttgaaaccaatttCCAAGAATACACAAAAGTTGTTACGATTTCTTGATAACGAAATGGGATCAGCAAATCAAGCCACTATTTCAGTGACAGATATATTACAGAAATATTCCTTGGCCAATGTTTGTGAATCTGTTCTTGGCGTTAATTTTAATGTACTTGATGATAAACAATCACTTATGCATGAGAAGATTAAATATGTTAAACTGCAAATTTTCAATCCCATTTTCTTAAATTTCCCTTATTTTGACAATTTCCCCATTCCAAGCCGGCTCAAGGCAAGAAGAGAAGTGATTGGATTTCGTAAATGGTATGGTCAAAGCCTTATAGAAAAGtataatttacaattgCCAAACTCAGCAGCTACAAAATTGGTGGATTCTTTgatcaaagaaaaattgacagaaaaacaatttttggaTAATGCcataattttaatgattgCTGGTCATGAAAATCCATTACTATTGATGTTGTCATTATTATATGTTGTTTCTAAATATCCACAAGTTCAAGAATTAATACGCAATGaaacagaaacaacaaaacctTACCTTCATTCAGTCATTTATGAAACTCTAAGAATGTATCCACCATTGGGATTAATCATAAATAGATGCACAACTAGAATCACCAAATTGGGCAATATTGTTATCCCTAAAAATGTTTATTGCGgttataataattttggtaCGGGAAGGGATAGAAATGTCTGGGGATCAGATGCAGATATTTTCAAACCAGAACGATGGGGAttggaaattgatgaaatcaacaagaaatttaCGTTAGCCAAAAGATCAGCTGAATTGCCCGCATTTCATGGCAGGAAAAGAGCATGTTTAGGTGAAAAATATGCATTGTTTGAagttaaacaatttttattggCAATTCTAGGTGAGTATAAAGTGTCTCTAGACCCAAATTGGAAAGAACAATTGACACCTGCTGGGCCAATTAGCCCCTTGcgattgaaattgaattttgaaaagCTTACAGTTTCCTAA
- the DIT1 gene encoding Dit1p (Ortholog(s) have catalytic activity and role in ascospore wall assembly) — MKSSSSLSLNSNTSSNTTVDTDSFEQKKQQIVKQDPKTIYECIRLIYTRNNSEFLSYRCYNNFEVGNIFNVISKNELNRRYFQNGLTQLKIDDESYFWEKQAEPEIWQGLITIQFDVSDFDYWFINLLATSARVYFQKHQNINDYDVYTKMVANTFASELKHTVENDQWESVGEAFFSKSIDFFTSRWQPLEAVLPAFPCKSSNIEKVAGDMPDKGEELALSRLIQFADSIAKIYPPGIIIWIVSDGHVFSDCIGVDDSKVNRYFQGLQNLYQNLKPKDSNPIRFCSLPEIFKCFGNSGFDVGWVENVTLGHHLHTEIDEQSEFCRKILVSSCDTDCGKLRQDITTTGHPRLSLFRGFSKFMTEDLALHPTTSHLTRKKFKKIVAKIAFEMIKRNDAYSNLVELMFPFHLRFSIHAHCNSGPKFGISLLSKTGDNQCRPINTIQDHKEPRNTDLLHIPTPWHNSVVKIDNCDIYFIIKSNKVEEEIRKGNGSGGWDPNNLHYIFFSNQ, encoded by the coding sequence ATGAAATCGTCTTCGAGTTTATCGTTGAATTCAAATACAAGCAGTAATACCACTGTTGATACAGATTCATTTgaacaaaagaaacaacaaatagTGAAACAAGATCCCAAAACAATTTATGAATGTATTCGTTTGATATATACCAGAAACAATTCTGAATTTTTAAGTTATCGCTgttataataattttgaagttggcaatattttcaatgtaatttccaaaaatgAACTAAATCGGAGATATTTCCAAAATGGTTTGactcaattgaaaattgatgatgaaagCTATTTTTGGGAAAAGCAGGCTGAACCAGAAATTTGGCAAGGATTGATTACTATTCAGTTTGATGTTAgtgattttgattattggtttattaatttgttGGCTACTCTGGCTAGagtttattttcaaaagcatcaaaatattaatgattatgatgTGTATACAAAAATGGTTGCAAATACTTTTGCTAGTGAGTTGAAACACACTGTTGAAAATGATCAATGGGAATCAGTGGGGGAAGCATTTTTCAGTAAAagtattgattttttcacttCACGTTGGCAACCACTAGAAGCTGTATTACCAGCGTTCCCATGTAAATCAtctaatattgaaaaagttgcTGGAGATATGCCAGATAAAGGAGAAGAGTTGGCACTTTCTCgattaattcaatttgcTGATTCAATTGCAAAAATATATCCTCCtggtattattatttggattGTTAGTGACGGTCATGTGTTTAGTGATTGTATTGGAGTTGATGATTCTAAGGTTAATCGATATTTCCAGGGGTTGCAAAATTTGTATCagaatttgaaaccaaaaGATTCTAACCCTATACGTTTTTGTTCTTTGCCAGAAATTTTCAAGTGTTTTGGAAACTCTGGTTTTGATGTTGGTTGGGTTGAGAATGTTACTTTGGGACATCATCTTCACactgaaattgatgaacaATCTGAATTTTGTAGAAAGATATTGGTTTCTTCCTGTGATACTGATTGTGGAAAATTAAGACAAGATATAACAACAACGGGACATCCCAGATTATCTTTATTTAGAGGgttttccaaatttatGACGGAGGATTTGGCCCTTCATCCGACAACATCTCATTTGACAaggaaaaaatttaaaaaaattgttgccAAAATTGCTTTTGAAATGATTAAGCGAAATGATGCCTATTCTAATTTGGTTGAATTAATGTTCCCATTTCATTTaagattttcaattcatgCTCATTGTAATTCAGGTCCTAAATTTGGTATTTCTTTGTTATCTAAAACTGGTGATAATCAATGTCGTCCTATTAATACCATCCAAGACCATAAAGAACCTAGAAATACGGATTTGTTACATATACCAACCCCATGGCATAATTCAGTtgttaaaattgataattgcgatatttatttcattatcaaatcaaataaagtTGAGGAAGAAATACGTAAGGGTAATGGTAGTGGTGGGTGGGATCCTAATAACCTTcattatattttctttagtAATCAATag
- a CDS encoding uncharacterized protein (Protein involved in microtubule morphogenesis; required for protection from excess free beta-tubulin; possibly involved the beta-tubulin folding; Spider biofilm repressed), translated as MGPSPLQIKVNALKRLIKEEKLSKQEVAEQEQHINQMKANNADEYELKKQIQVLEESQRMVPEVTKKVAEYRQALKEFLDSYKGDEDVTEAKELL; from the coding sequence ATGGGACCTTCACCATTACAAATCAAAGTTAATGCTTTGAAAAGATTaattaaagaagaaaaattgagtAAACAAGAAGTTGCtgaacaagaacaacatATTAATCAAATGAAGGCAAATAATGCTGACGAATATGAGttaaagaaacaaattcaaGTTTTAGAAGAATCCCAGAGAATGGTACCAGAAGTCACCAAAAAAGTAGCTGAATATAGACAAGctttaaaagaatttttagACTCTTATAAAGGTGATGAAGACGTTACTGAAGCCAAAGAATTACTTTAA